A segment of the Oxobacter pfennigii genome:
GTAAACGGTAAACCATACGTACTTATATAAATATAGCCGTCATTTCTGATGGCTAAAAAGGTTTATTGATTCTGTTTTTTACATTCAATCGGGAGTTTTTCTGACCAGGGCAAAAGGTCATCTAAGAAATCTAGATTTGTGTCTTCCATATGCTTTGGGATTTCTGTAAGCAATAATTCAAAGTAATTATATGGTTTCAGATTATTCGCTTTTGCCGTCTCCGCAATGCTGTATATAATGGCACTGGCTTTAGCCCCGTCAATTGTATCAATAAAATGCCAGTTATGTTTTCCTATACAAAAACTGCGAATGCTATTCTCAACTGCATTATTATCTGCAGGAACATTTCCATCTCCAAGAAATACTTTCAGATATTTTTCCTGGTTCAGGCAGTAGGTGAAACCTTTTCCGGTCTCCGATTTTGGCGGAACGTCATTCTGGTATTGTTTTACCCATGCAAAGAAAGCCTCTGCCAATGGCTTTACCGTCAATTGCCTTTGACGTTGACGTTCCTCCGGTGAAAGCTCGGCTAACAAGCCTTCTATTTTGTATATAGCAGCAATCTGCTTAAGTGCATCATATGCAAGTGTTCCTTTTGCCTTTTCTTTTCCAAGGACCTTCACAACATTTGCAAATCGACGTCTGGCATGACTCCAGCACCCCGCAATTTTCAGGTCTTCACGTCCTCTCTCCAGACTGTGATATACCTGATAACCATCCGTAACGACTATACCGTTATAATTTTTCAGAAATTCACGAGGATGGCTGGTATTGCGTGTCTTTTGGTACTCATACAGCACAATGGGAGCGGAATTGTGCATTTTCCCGGTTCGATAGACCCACATATAGCTTTTGCTGCCTGCAGGACGTCCGTCTTTGTTCACACTAACCGGTGTTTCATCAGCTTGCAGCACCTTGCTATTGTAAATCTCTCTATGAAGCCTATCATAAAGAAGGGAAAGGTATCTCTCCCCGCATTTGATTGTCCAATTTGCCATCACCTGCCTGCCAAGAACTACATCATTACGGGAAAATTCCTGCTCGAAACGGTACAAGGGAATAGCATTGACATACTTACTGTTCATAATTGCAGCTGCCAATGA
Coding sequences within it:
- the tnpC gene encoding IS66 family transposase codes for the protein MEKKYTEAELIKYDKEAIISLFLSMQKLTENLSLTCAEQKAQLEQVNKNMNLILEQLKIVNHKQFGRSSEKIVYDGQMEMLFNEAEFSIANKYVVEPELEEVCPKPYKRRKTKGKRDEDLKDLPVTVINHELSEEELKERLGDKWKRLPDEVYKRLVLRPAKFEVEEHHVAVYAGEDNQTIIRGKRPVDLLRNSIVTPSLAAAIMNSKYVNAIPLYRFEQEFSRNDVVLGRQVMANWTIKCGERYLSLLYDRLHREIYNSKVLQADETPVSVNKDGRPAGSKSYMWVYRTGKMHNSAPIVLYEYQKTRNTSHPREFLKNYNGIVVTDGYQVYHSLERGREDLKIAGCWSHARRRFANVVKVLGKEKAKGTLAYDALKQIAAIYKIEGLLAELSPEERQRQRQLTVKPLAEAFFAWVKQYQNDVPPKSETGKGFTYCLNQEKYLKVFLGDGNVPADNNAVENSIRSFCIGKHNWHFIDTIDGAKASAIIYSIAETAKANNLKPYNYFELLLTEIPKHMEDTNLDFLDDLLPWSEKLPIECKKQNQ